In Musa acuminata AAA Group cultivar baxijiao chromosome BXJ2-10, Cavendish_Baxijiao_AAA, whole genome shotgun sequence, a genomic segment contains:
- the LOC135625754 gene encoding dirigent protein 1-like: protein MASSPHSSSHLYFLLVFFLLLAAATAFPVTSEFELGIQKRIHFRVYFHETFIGPDNTTVTVVNMSLPYTFGNIEIYDTVLRVGPDESSTFLGRVQGAGFHVSMQEEVMLVPLVLVFTAGKFVNSTLTVIGRLDESGNSERAIVGGTGVFQYAWGKMVTETVTSSVAKLVAYYSELHLSAIA from the coding sequence ATGGCTTCATCCCCACACAGCTCCTCTCATCTCTActtcctcctcgtcttcttcctcctcctggcAGCTGCCACGGCCTTCCCGGTCACCTCCGAGTTCGAACTCGGCATCCAGAAGAGAATCCACTTCCGCGTCTACTTCCACGAGACCTTTATCGGTCCCGACAACACCACCGTCACCGTGGTGAACATGAGCCTCCCCTACACCTTCGGGAACATCGAGATATATGACACCGTGCTGAGGGTCGGCCCCGACGAAAGCTCCACCTTCCTCGGAAGGGTGCAGGGCGCGGGCTTCCACGTATCAATGCAGGAGGAGGTGATGCTGGTACCGCTGGTACTGGTGTTCACGGCGGGGAAGTTCGTCAACAGCACTCTCACGGTGATCGGGAGACTGGACGAGTCCGGGAACTCGGAGCGGGCCATCGTGGGAGGGACGGGGGTGTTCCAGTACGCATGGGGGAAGATGGTGACCGAGACGGTGACGTCCTCTGTCGCGAAGCTCGTCGCCTACTACAGCGAACTCCATCTCAGTGCCATCGCATGA
- the LOC135625755 gene encoding pterocarpan synthase 1-like, with protein MASSPHSSSPNHHLLVFFLLFAAATAFPVTSEFELGIQKRIHFRVYFHETFLGPDNTTVTVVNMSLPYTFGDIDIFDAVLRVGSDASSTVVGRAQGAGFHMSQQEEASLIPLVLVFTAGEFADSTLTAIGRLDASGKAERAIVGGTGEFQYAWGKLASELVTSSVEGPVATFDVYVIYYTDA; from the coding sequence ATGGCTTCGTCCCCACACAGCTCCTCTCCTAACCACCAcctcctcgtcttcttcctcctcttcgctgCTGCCACGGCCTTCCCCGTCACCTCCGAGTTCGAACTCGGCATCCAGAAGAGAATCCACTTCCGCGTCTACTTCCACGAGACCTTTCTCGGCCCCGACAACACCACCGTCACCGTGGTGAACATGAGCCTCCCCTATACCTTCGGGGACATCGACATCTTCGACGCCGTGCTGAGGGTCGGCTCCGACGCTAGCTCGACGGTCGTCGGAAGGGCGCAGGGCGCGGGCTTCCACATGTCGCAGCAGGAGGAGGCGTCTCTGATACCGCTGGTGCTGGTGTTCACGGCGGGGGAGTTCGCCGACAGCACGCTCACGGCGATCGGGAGACTGGACGCGTCCGGGAAGGCGGAGCGGGCCATCGTGGGTGGGACGGGGGAGTTCCAGTACGCATGGGGGAAGCTGGCGAGCGAGCTGGTGACGTCCTCGGTCGAGGGCCCCGTCGCCACCTTCGACGTCTACGTCATCTACTACACCGACGCTTAA
- the LOC135625756 gene encoding pterocarpan synthase 1-like translates to MASSPHSSSHLYFLLVFFLLLAAATAFPVTSEFELGRQSRIHFRVYFHETFLGPDNTTVTVVNMSLPNTFGDVDIFDAVLRTGPSKRSTEVGRAQGVSFHASQRDESSLIPLVLVFTAGDFCDSTLTVIGRMDTSGKADRAIVGGTRVFQFAWGNMVSKLVTSDKAGLVAAFDIYVVYYDDVRLTAIA, encoded by the coding sequence ATGGCTTCATCCCCACACAGCTCATCTCATCTCTACTtcctccttgtcttcttcctcctcctggctGCTGCCACAGCCTTCCCGGTGACCTCCGAGTTCGAACTCGGCCGGCAGAGCAGAATCCACTTCCGCGTCTACTTCCACGAGACCTTTCTCGGCCCCGACAACACCACCGTCACCGTGGTGAACATGAGCCTCCCCAACACCTTCGGGGACGTCGACATCTTCGACGCCGTGCTGAGGACCGGCCCCTCCAAGCGTTCGACTGAAGTCGGGAGGGCGCAGGGCGTGAGCTTCCACGCATCGCAGCGGGACGAGTCGTCGCTGATACCGCTGGTGCTGGTGTTCACGGCCGGGGACTTCTGCGACAGCACGCTCACGGTGATAGGGAGGATGGACACCTCCGGGAAGGCGGACCGGGCCATCGTGGGAGGGACTCGGGTGTTCCAGTTCGCGTGGGGGAACATGGTGAGCAAACTGGTGACGTCCGACAAAGCGGGACTCGTCGCCGCCTTCGACATCTATGTCGTCTATTACGACGACGTCCGTCTCACCGCCATCGCGTGA